Proteins encoded in a region of the Chryseobacterium piperi genome:
- a CDS encoding NUDIX hydrolase, translating to MKASAGIVLYKKENDDLFYFLVHPGGPFWKNKDHGAWSIPKGEILPDENPLDRAIIEFKEETGKAIQGEFLELSPLRQKAGKLVYAWATEGDIETSQLYSNTLQIEWPPKSGRLLEIPEVDQWQWFHSDEAKKRINLTQTSFLEELENLLQ from the coding sequence ATGAAAGCAAGTGCAGGGATTGTATTGTATAAAAAAGAAAATGACGATCTGTTTTATTTTCTGGTACATCCCGGAGGCCCATTTTGGAAAAACAAGGATCATGGTGCATGGTCCATCCCTAAAGGCGAAATTTTACCGGATGAAAATCCTCTGGATCGTGCAATTATCGAATTTAAAGAAGAAACAGGAAAAGCTATACAGGGAGAATTTCTGGAATTATCTCCGCTCAGGCAAAAAGCAGGAAAATTGGTTTATGCATGGGCAACGGAAGGAGATATTGAAACATCTCAATTGTACAGCAATACCTTACAGATAGAATGGCCTCCAAAATCAGGCCGATTGCTAGAAATACCGGAAGTTGATCAATGGCAGTGGTTTCATTCAGATGAAGCAAAAAAACGCATTAATCTTACACAGACATCCTTTCTTGAAGAACTGGAAAACCTATTGCAATAA
- a CDS encoding CsbD family protein yields MDTNHNNGNESFKITGDWKMLSKQLKEKFSLLTESDLKYEEGKEGELLGRMGYRLSKNREEVIYIIKKINLS; encoded by the coding sequence ATGGACACAAATCACAATAATGGTAACGAATCTTTTAAAATTACGGGTGACTGGAAAATGCTTTCAAAGCAGTTGAAAGAAAAGTTTTCACTGTTAACCGAATCTGATCTGAAATATGAAGAAGGAAAGGAAGGAGAATTGTTGGGTAGAATGGGGTACAGGCTGAGTAAAAATCGCGAAGAAGTAATTTATATTATTAAGAAAATCAATTTATCATAA
- a CDS encoding SRPBCC family protein has product MIHQLQREQQLYCDIETAWKFFSSANNLSEITPKDMNFIVLTKLEDDEIYEGMLIDYYISPLLGIKMRWQTEIKQVSFQKSFTDFQKKGPYKLWNHFHEFIPNENGVLMKDTIDYELPMGFLGEIAHGLFVKKKLEHIFNYRYQVLNKLFNRDL; this is encoded by the coding sequence ATGATACATCAACTTCAACGTGAACAGCAACTTTATTGTGATATTGAAACCGCCTGGAAGTTTTTTTCATCAGCGAATAACCTGTCTGAAATTACGCCAAAGGATATGAATTTTATTGTTCTAACAAAACTGGAGGATGATGAAATCTATGAAGGAATGTTGATAGACTATTACATCTCTCCTTTGTTAGGAATTAAAATGAGATGGCAGACTGAAATTAAACAGGTTTCTTTTCAAAAGAGCTTTACAGATTTCCAGAAAAAAGGCCCTTATAAATTATGGAATCATTTTCATGAATTTATTCCTAATGAAAACGGAGTATTGATGAAAGATACTATTGATTATGAACTCCCGATGGGATTTTTGGGTGAAATTGCCCATGGTCTTTTTGTGAAAAAGAAACTGGAACATATTTTTAACTACCGCTATCAGGTATTAAATAAGTTGTTTAATAGGGATTTGTAA
- a CDS encoding helix-turn-helix domain-containing protein: MDPLKTDYNIAEFSKYANIGISKSRVLHLIDYEEHKNIRQSSKPIQINFYMLSIHIDCDKENSYLYIDRPGELIEWNLQNPLSGYQILITPQLLNQYGWDLSFTHYNSNEGLSMKKDEETVLLDLFEKALMEYKKEVFSEGIILGYAIIILCYIDNFYIRQFETKSKLYNKVVTDFYQYLEIYYEEKVNLPELPSVTYFAQKLNLSPNYFGDVIKHFTGIAPQEHIREYLIRVSKNKLSQSTLTISEIGYSLGFNYPTYFTRFFKKETGITPTAFRNECLLVK, from the coding sequence TTGGATCCATTGAAAACAGATTACAACATTGCCGAGTTTTCGAAATATGCTAATATTGGAATATCTAAGAGTCGTGTATTACATCTTATCGATTATGAGGAACACAAAAACATAAGGCAAAGCTCAAAACCTATTCAAATTAATTTTTATATGTTATCTATTCACATTGATTGTGATAAAGAAAACTCATATCTCTATATAGACCGTCCGGGAGAGCTTATAGAATGGAATTTGCAAAATCCTTTATCTGGGTATCAGATTTTGATTACTCCTCAATTATTGAATCAATATGGTTGGGATTTAAGTTTTACCCATTACAATAGTAATGAAGGACTTTCTATGAAGAAAGATGAAGAGACTGTATTACTGGATTTGTTTGAAAAGGCTCTTATGGAGTATAAAAAAGAAGTTTTTTCAGAAGGTATTATATTGGGATATGCCATTATAATCTTATGCTACATCGATAACTTTTATATCCGTCAATTCGAAACAAAGAGCAAACTATATAATAAAGTGGTAACAGATTTCTATCAGTATTTGGAAATCTATTATGAAGAAAAAGTAAACCTTCCGGAATTGCCTTCTGTTACCTATTTTGCTCAAAAGCTGAATCTGTCACCTAATTATTTTGGAGATGTTATTAAACATTTTACAGGTATTGCTCCACAAGAGCATATTCGCGAGTATCTGATACGGGTTTCTAAAAATAAATTGAGCCAATCTACTCTTACAATAAGTGAGATTGGTTATAGTCTTGGTTTTAATTATCCTACTTATTTTACCCGTTTTTTTAAAAAAGAAACAGGGATTACACCTACGGCGTTTCGTAACGAGTGCTTATTGGTAAAGTAA
- a CDS encoding aldo/keto reductase, with protein MKSDFLTKEYQLGLGGVAIGTAFQNITDEESHKILQTAWDLGIRYYDTSPWYGLTKSERRFGNFLQTKDKSDFIFSTKVGRLFKEVPESEVPPTMWKKPLNYDFRHDYTADAVKRSIDESLERTGLSAIDIVYIHDLSEDQVGDRYPYFLEQAKKGAFKVLSDLRDQGIIKAWGMGVNKIEPILDCIEAADPDICLSATQYSILEHEDAVDRLLPAVKKAGVQLVSGAGYNSGFITGRDRYNYKDVIPKGMSQKRDRIAEIAKKYDTDIVHAALQFVLAADEFASIIPGASKTEQVKDNVEALNTVIPPDFWNELKSEGLIYEKAQTPSYR; from the coding sequence ATGAAATCAGATTTTTTAACAAAAGAATATCAGTTAGGACTCGGAGGAGTAGCTATAGGAACAGCTTTCCAAAATATAACGGATGAAGAATCCCATAAGATTTTACAAACCGCCTGGGATTTGGGCATCCGGTATTACGATACTTCTCCGTGGTATGGCCTTACCAAAAGCGAAAGAAGATTTGGGAATTTTTTACAAACTAAAGATAAAAGTGATTTTATCTTTTCTACAAAAGTAGGCAGATTATTTAAAGAAGTTCCCGAATCTGAAGTTCCGCCTACCATGTGGAAAAAACCATTGAATTATGATTTCAGACATGATTATACAGCAGATGCCGTTAAAAGGTCGATTGATGAGAGTTTAGAGAGAACAGGCTTAAGTGCCATTGATATTGTATACATTCATGATTTATCGGAAGATCAGGTAGGAGACCGCTATCCTTATTTTCTGGAACAAGCTAAAAAAGGAGCGTTTAAAGTTCTCTCCGATTTACGAGACCAGGGAATCATCAAAGCATGGGGAATGGGAGTCAATAAAATTGAACCTATTCTGGATTGTATTGAAGCTGCCGATCCTGACATCTGCCTTTCCGCAACCCAATATTCAATTCTGGAGCATGAAGATGCTGTGGACCGCCTCCTTCCAGCTGTAAAAAAAGCTGGCGTTCAATTGGTTTCCGGAGCAGGATATAATTCAGGATTTATAACTGGCAGAGACCGTTATAATTATAAAGACGTCATTCCTAAAGGAATGTCCCAAAAGCGAGATCGCATTGCAGAAATTGCCAAAAAATATGATACGGACATTGTACATGCAGCATTACAGTTTGTCCTTGCAGCTGATGAATTTGCTTCAATCATTCCCGGAGCCAGTAAAACGGAACAGGTAAAAGATAATGTAGAAGCATTAAATACGGTTATTCCCCCTGATTTTTGGAACGAATTAAAGTCTGAAGGACTGATCTATGAAAAAGCGCAGACTCCAAGTTACCGATAG
- a CDS encoding lmo0937 family membrane protein: protein MRSLLWLVAVICIVVWLLGMLNIIPGISTGYLVHVLLVIAIIVVLYNIISGRKPLD from the coding sequence ATGAGAAGTTTATTATGGTTAGTAGCCGTCATTTGTATCGTTGTTTGGCTTTTAGGAATGTTAAACATCATACCCGGAATTAGTACGGGATATTTAGTTCATGTTTTACTGGTTATTGCCATTATTGTAGTTCTTTACAATATTATTTCAGGCAGAAAACCGCTTGATTAA
- a CDS encoding YciE/YciF ferroxidase family protein has protein sequence MATTTKKSNSTKTSNTKSKTSAASAKKVPAKKNAAKELKDLFEDGLKDIYWAEKALTKALPKMQKNATDKKLKDAIGAHLAETKNQVKRLEDCFAAMGKKAQAKKCDAMQGLLDEGKGIMEETKPGAVRDAGIIAASQKVEHYEIATYGTLAAYAKVLKQNKCLRLLLKTLGEEKKCDELLTSIADTALNKKAMN, from the coding sequence ATGGCAACAACCACCAAAAAATCAAACAGCACAAAGACGAGTAACACGAAAAGTAAGACAAGTGCTGCCTCTGCAAAAAAAGTTCCGGCAAAAAAAAATGCAGCAAAGGAACTGAAAGATTTATTTGAAGATGGCTTAAAAGATATTTATTGGGCTGAAAAAGCATTAACCAAAGCATTGCCTAAAATGCAAAAAAATGCTACCGATAAAAAGTTGAAAGACGCTATTGGTGCTCATTTGGCTGAAACCAAAAACCAGGTTAAAAGGTTAGAAGACTGCTTTGCTGCTATGGGAAAGAAAGCTCAGGCTAAGAAGTGTGATGCAATGCAGGGGCTATTGGATGAAGGAAAAGGTATTATGGAAGAAACCAAGCCTGGTGCTGTACGTGATGCCGGCATTATCGCAGCATCTCAGAAAGTGGAACATTATGAAATAGCTACCTATGGTACGTTAGCAGCCTATGCTAAGGTTTTAAAACAAAACAAGTGTCTCAGGTTACTTCTCAAAACATTAGGAGAAGAAAAAAAATGTGACGAACTTCTTACCAGTATCGCTGATACTGCTCTTAATAAAAAAGCAATGAATTAA
- a CDS encoding SDR family NAD(P)-dependent oxidoreductase has protein sequence MKKLLENKTAVITGGSRGIGFATAKLFVEEGANVVITALDQKEIDEAIAEIVTSGGKAIGLVADSADPKTPKAVFSKAIETFGQVDILVNNAATNDLFSVEDTTDELFEKTTQVNYAGVFRYCREAIQHFIPRDSGVIINVSSTNGELPVSGLSYASTKGAMNTITKNIAIRFSGTGIRCNAVAPGLTISDMTKPWTEGTIEMGTVATKMATYDPLYTNQLAPMEAIDQANAILFLSSDMGKGVNGVILKVDLGSSM, from the coding sequence ATGAAAAAATTATTAGAAAACAAAACTGCAGTAATCACTGGTGGAAGTAGAGGAATCGGATTTGCTACTGCAAAACTATTTGTTGAAGAAGGAGCCAATGTTGTCATTACAGCCTTAGATCAAAAAGAAATCGATGAGGCAATAGCAGAAATTGTTACCTCTGGTGGAAAAGCAATTGGTCTGGTAGCAGACTCTGCTGATCCAAAGACTCCAAAAGCTGTTTTTTCAAAAGCGATTGAAACTTTCGGGCAAGTGGATATATTGGTTAACAATGCTGCTACTAATGATTTGTTTTCCGTAGAGGACACAACAGATGAGCTTTTTGAAAAGACTACTCAAGTCAATTACGCTGGCGTTTTTCGTTATTGTAGAGAAGCCATTCAACACTTTATTCCTCGGGATTCAGGGGTTATCATAAACGTAAGTTCTACTAACGGCGAATTACCCGTTTCAGGTCTATCTTACGCTTCCACAAAAGGTGCTATGAATACCATAACTAAAAATATTGCTATCCGATTTTCAGGAACGGGAATTCGTTGCAATGCTGTAGCACCAGGTTTAACGATTAGTGATATGACCAAACCATGGACCGAAGGAACGATAGAAATGGGCACAGTAGCAACCAAGATGGCAACGTATGACCCTCTATATACCAATCAATTAGCACCTATGGAGGCTATTGATCAGGCCAATGCTATTCTTTTCTTATCATCTGATATGGGCAAAGGGGTTAATGGGGTTATACTAAAAGTAGACCTGGGTTCATCTATGTAA
- a CDS encoding CinA family protein has product MELQQTLLDYISESLLTINETVSVAESVTSGFLQFSFSQMQNASLFYKGGVTAYNTEEKVKILDVDRKEAEESDGVSQQIANTMALSVAKLFSTHWSIAITGYAAPTRQSDYNIFAFFSIHYKNEIVLSKKIELPQKTSAMNAQLYYAEFILGCFKSELNQQLILK; this is encoded by the coding sequence ATGGAACTTCAACAGACTTTACTCGACTATATTAGCGAATCATTACTCACAATCAATGAAACAGTTTCCGTTGCTGAAAGTGTAACGTCTGGTTTTTTGCAGTTTTCTTTCTCACAAATGCAGAATGCTTCTTTATTTTATAAAGGAGGAGTGACTGCTTATAACACTGAAGAAAAAGTGAAAATTTTAGATGTTGACAGGAAAGAAGCGGAAGAATCTGATGGTGTTTCACAACAAATAGCCAATACCATGGCTTTGAGTGTTGCCAAATTGTTTTCAACCCATTGGTCCATTGCTATTACGGGATATGCGGCGCCGACCCGGCAATCGGATTATAATATTTTCGCATTTTTTTCCATTCATTATAAAAATGAAATTGTTCTTTCCAAAAAAATAGAACTACCTCAAAAAACTTCAGCAATGAATGCTCAATTGTATTATGCTGAATTTATATTAGGATGCTTTAAAAGTGAGCTTAACCAGCAGCTTATATTAAAGTAA
- a CDS encoding alpha-ketoglutarate-dependent dioxygenase AlkB family protein yields the protein MDQLSLFNSDEYYQFPQELLEYTEHFLQEHEATALERKLMETVSWNQTTQKMYDKVVMTPRLTAWFGDEGKSYELGGSRIKVNSWPPELVSLKQKIEAFTGYRFNSVLLNLYRDGNDSVAWHRDKDNELGERPVIASVSLGQVRNFDFRKVDDHRQKYSLSLPHGSLLIMKGNLQVHWEHRIAKSAKPMKPRINLTFRLIREL from the coding sequence ATGGATCAGCTAAGTTTATTTAATTCAGACGAATATTATCAGTTTCCCCAGGAGCTCTTAGAGTATACGGAACATTTTTTACAGGAACATGAAGCTACTGCATTGGAGAGAAAACTGATGGAGACGGTCTCGTGGAATCAGACAACACAAAAAATGTATGATAAAGTAGTGATGACTCCACGCCTGACAGCATGGTTTGGTGATGAGGGAAAATCTTATGAATTGGGTGGAAGCCGCATTAAGGTTAATTCATGGCCGCCTGAGCTGGTTTCATTGAAACAAAAGATAGAAGCATTTACCGGATATCGGTTCAATTCTGTTTTACTGAATCTATACCGGGACGGCAATGATTCTGTTGCCTGGCATCGGGATAAAGACAATGAGTTGGGTGAACGCCCTGTTATTGCATCTGTGAGTCTCGGACAGGTAAGGAATTTTGATTTCCGGAAAGTGGATGATCACCGGCAGAAATACAGCTTATCTCTACCTCATGGTTCACTATTGATTATGAAAGGTAATTTACAGGTACATTGGGAACATCGGATTGCAAAATCAGCAAAACCCATGAAACCCCGGATTAACCTTACTTTTCGTTTAATCCGGGAATTATAG
- a CDS encoding DUF2490 domain-containing protein, producing the protein MENVLCVQSFKLKKITGSLLLFGSLLLHAQISPPGLGEANTAFWGAFGVRRQLDSLGTKEALSYIAIGRKSEPDNDNLLSKQAIVVLNHEVYHSFTPHQQYSYAFSYRRQPQYNEVSPYEKEGLEQEFRIYGRYAYTFNLGERWKLKNTVRQEFRKFFDPDFHQVEENLQLRTRLKSQITYTLSSENHQKLALSVEGLFSASYLNEPDPEWTPFGYREMRIAAYYMFRIPNSPFTVDIGYMDDLIRGSESIHKGGVHYIAADLIWDLPYHKK; encoded by the coding sequence ATGGAGAATGTTTTGTGTGTACAATCGTTTAAATTAAAAAAAATTACCGGATCCTTATTGCTGTTTGGAAGTCTCCTTTTACACGCCCAGATCAGCCCGCCAGGTCTGGGAGAGGCTAACACAGCATTCTGGGGTGCGTTTGGAGTCCGACGCCAGTTGGATTCGTTAGGCACTAAAGAGGCCTTAAGCTATATTGCCATAGGACGCAAAAGTGAGCCCGATAATGATAACTTATTGTCCAAGCAGGCTATTGTTGTACTGAATCATGAGGTATACCATTCTTTTACTCCCCACCAGCAATACAGTTATGCCTTCAGTTACCGCCGACAGCCCCAATATAATGAGGTTTCACCTTATGAAAAAGAGGGATTGGAACAGGAGTTCAGAATCTATGGTAGATATGCCTATACTTTTAATCTTGGTGAAAGATGGAAGCTTAAAAATACGGTGCGTCAGGAATTCAGGAAGTTTTTTGATCCCGATTTCCATCAGGTTGAAGAGAATTTACAACTAAGAACCCGTCTTAAAAGTCAGATCACCTACACGCTCTCATCAGAAAATCATCAAAAGTTGGCATTAAGTGTTGAAGGCTTATTTTCTGCAAGTTATCTTAATGAACCGGATCCTGAATGGACTCCATTCGGATATCGGGAAATGCGTATTGCTGCTTATTATATGTTTCGTATTCCCAACTCTCCTTTTACGGTAGATATTGGATACATGGACGATCTGATTAGAGGAAGTGAAAGTATTCATAAAGGCGGTGTTCATTATATTGCCGCTGATTTGATCTGGGATTTGCCTTATCATAAGAAATAA
- the acnA gene encoding aconitate hydratase AcnA translates to MNTPNAKSVQELIINGKKYNYSSLKNLPGGVDHLPFSIRILLENVLRNYDGFSITDEHIDTLLKWTPAPVDKDIPFKPARILMQDFTGVPAVVDMASLRAEFVRQGKDGQKINPAIPVDLVIDHSVQVDFFGTDYSYDKNVELEFERNKERYELLKWAQSGLNNFTVVPPGMGICHQVNLEYLAKGVISRDGWLFPDTLVGTDSHTPMVNGIGVIAWGVGGIEAEAAMLGQPIFFTCPEVVGLKLTGKIPDHCTATDMVLSITKILRDRGVVGKFVEVFGEGLDHLTVTDRATISNMSPEFGCTVTYFPIDKRTLEYMHSTNRSQEQIQIVEEYCKENLLWRTGQEEIKYSSVAELDLSTLEPTVSGPKRPQDKILVKDLSQRFSEVLKDEHHRNYEPVSKRTEYAWLADGGSGTEFTFGKVPIEGELHSEVIQDTLRTVRIKQNNSEFILGDGSIVIAAITSCTNTSNPAVMIGAGLLARNAIEKGLRTKSWVKTSLAPGSKVVTKYLERSGLNTDLEALRFHTVGYGCTSCIGNSGPLPPAIATAVDKGELVVASVLSGNRNFEARVHPQVKMNFLMSPMLVVAYALVGKVDINLTKDPLDYDPNGQPVYLKDIWPSREDIQNTINECMKQQDFEDVYNVIFDGSEDWQDLEVNLDQNFEWNKNSTYIKEAPFFENIQANPDTVTDIKNARVLLYLGDSVTTDHISPAGSFKEDSAAGSYLKSNSVNNEDFNSYGSRRGNHEVMMRGTFANVRIKNKIADIEGGYSRYLPTGEVKTVFDTAMQYQSDHTPLIILAGKEYGSGSSRDWAAKGTFLLGVRAVIAESFERIHRSNLVGMGVAPLVFNAGESAVSLGLDGTETYNITGLEENLTPHKILNVQAIHPSGKETVFTVEARLDSAIEIEYYKNQGILQYVLREYLKNN, encoded by the coding sequence ATGAACACCCCAAATGCAAAATCTGTACAGGAACTTATTATTAATGGAAAAAAGTATAATTACAGTTCTTTAAAAAATCTTCCGGGAGGTGTAGACCATCTTCCTTTCAGCATCCGTATTCTCTTAGAAAATGTATTAAGAAACTATGATGGTTTCAGTATCACGGACGAGCATATTGACACCTTGCTAAAATGGACACCAGCTCCGGTTGATAAGGACATCCCTTTCAAGCCTGCCAGAATTTTAATGCAGGATTTTACAGGAGTTCCGGCAGTAGTAGATATGGCCTCTTTACGTGCAGAATTTGTGAGACAGGGAAAAGACGGGCAAAAGATAAACCCTGCCATTCCTGTGGATCTGGTAATTGATCATTCCGTTCAGGTTGATTTTTTTGGAACGGATTATTCTTATGATAAAAATGTAGAATTGGAGTTTGAAAGAAATAAAGAAAGGTATGAGCTCTTAAAATGGGCACAATCCGGACTGAATAACTTTACAGTAGTTCCTCCCGGAATGGGAATCTGCCACCAGGTTAATCTGGAGTATCTGGCCAAAGGGGTAATCAGCAGAGACGGATGGCTCTTCCCGGATACATTGGTAGGAACAGATTCTCACACCCCAATGGTGAACGGAATTGGAGTTATTGCATGGGGTGTTGGAGGGATAGAAGCAGAAGCCGCTATGCTGGGACAGCCTATCTTCTTTACATGTCCTGAAGTAGTAGGATTGAAATTGACCGGAAAGATTCCGGATCATTGTACTGCTACGGATATGGTACTTTCTATCACCAAAATATTAAGGGATAGAGGAGTAGTAGGCAAGTTTGTTGAAGTATTTGGAGAAGGGTTGGATCATTTGACAGTAACAGACCGCGCAACTATTTCCAATATGTCACCGGAATTCGGCTGTACCGTTACGTATTTCCCTATCGACAAGCGTACTCTGGAATATATGCATTCTACTAACCGTTCCCAGGAACAGATTCAAATCGTTGAAGAGTATTGCAAAGAAAACCTGCTATGGAGAACAGGACAGGAAGAAATTAAATATTCTTCCGTAGCTGAACTTGACTTATCAACCCTTGAACCTACCGTTTCAGGTCCTAAACGACCACAGGATAAAATTTTAGTAAAGGATCTCAGCCAAAGATTTTCAGAAGTTTTAAAAGATGAACATCACCGTAATTATGAACCGGTTTCCAAAAGAACAGAATATGCCTGGCTGGCTGATGGCGGATCAGGAACAGAATTTACTTTTGGTAAAGTACCTATTGAAGGTGAACTTCATTCGGAAGTGATCCAGGATACTCTTCGAACCGTAAGGATTAAACAAAATAATTCGGAATTCATCTTAGGTGACGGAAGTATTGTGATTGCTGCTATTACCAGCTGTACCAATACCTCAAATCCGGCGGTTATGATCGGTGCCGGACTTTTGGCCAGAAATGCCATAGAAAAAGGCCTCAGAACCAAATCATGGGTTAAAACCTCGCTGGCTCCGGGATCTAAAGTAGTAACCAAATACCTGGAAAGATCAGGATTAAATACAGACCTTGAAGCGCTTCGTTTTCACACAGTTGGCTACGGATGTACTTCATGTATAGGAAACTCGGGACCGCTTCCGCCTGCTATCGCTACCGCTGTTGATAAGGGAGAACTGGTTGTAGCTTCGGTACTTTCCGGAAACAGAAACTTTGAAGCACGGGTGCACCCACAGGTGAAAATGAATTTCTTAATGTCTCCAATGCTGGTGGTTGCTTATGCTCTGGTTGGAAAAGTGGACATTAACCTTACTAAAGATCCACTGGACTATGACCCTAACGGACAACCTGTCTATTTAAAAGACATCTGGCCTTCACGGGAAGATATTCAAAATACCATCAATGAATGCATGAAACAACAGGACTTTGAAGATGTGTATAATGTGATCTTCGATGGCTCAGAAGACTGGCAGGATTTAGAAGTCAATTTAGATCAGAATTTTGAATGGAATAAAAACTCAACCTATATCAAAGAAGCTCCGTTTTTTGAAAATATTCAAGCCAATCCGGATACGGTAACCGATATAAAAAATGCAAGAGTTCTTTTATATCTTGGAGATTCTGTAACCACCGACCATATCTCACCTGCCGGATCATTTAAAGAAGATTCTGCTGCAGGAAGCTATTTGAAAAGCAACAGCGTCAACAATGAAGACTTTAACTCTTATGGATCCAGAAGAGGAAATCACGAAGTAATGATGCGAGGAACTTTTGCTAACGTAAGAATAAAAAATAAAATAGCCGATATAGAAGGAGGATATAGCCGTTATTTACCGACAGGAGAAGTTAAAACCGTCTTTGATACGGCCATGCAATACCAAAGTGATCATACCCCGCTGATTATTCTGGCAGGTAAAGAATATGGTTCCGGATCTTCCCGTGACTGGGCCGCCAAAGGTACGTTTCTCCTTGGAGTAAGAGCTGTGATTGCGGAAAGCTTTGAACGGATCCACAGAAGCAATCTGGTGGGAATGGGAGTTGCTCCATTGGTATTTAATGCCGGAGAAAGCGCAGTATCATTAGGATTAGATGGAACGGAAACTTACAATATTACAGGGCTTGAGGAAAACTTAACGCCACATAAAATCCTGAATGTACAAGCCATCCATCCGTCAGGAAAAGAAACCGTATTTACCGTAGAAGCAAGACTGGATTCTGCCATAGAGATTGAATACTATAAGAATCAGGGGATTTTACAATATGTTTTACGGGAATATCTAAAAAATAATTAG